From Plasmodium gaboni strain SY75 chromosome Unknown, whole genome shotgun sequence:
GGGTTGTGAACTCAACATCTTCTGTAAAGGACATTTCAACGActaaaaagaaaataagaTTAGGATGAAATTTAAATTGTGTgtttctttatatatatatatatattttccttaCCGTTGTAATATCCTGGTAAATAAAGAGATGTCACATATGCTCTTGTATCATAAtctaataaaataaaaaaaaattatatatatatatacgTCATTATACACAAacacatttatatatttattttattacttAAAAGTCCAgttaaatttaataaatgaacaTATAATGCTTTTTTTGTTCCATATGAACTATAACGTTTcatgaaataataataatttaaatataaattatatgcACTGATTTCACGATTAGGTTCTTCAGGAAACGTATTTTCTTCGTTGgcttcttttttaaattgGTTAGTATGATAAATGATACATTCTTTAGGATCCTTACACATAAATGAGAAGAAAtaatcttttatatatttatgttcCATCATACCATGTAAATCAAAATCAGTATCTTGTGTCGTTTTAATTATTTCTAACtgatatttattaaaaaaatgta
This genomic window contains:
- a CDS encoding cytoadherence linked asexual protein, which gives rise to EALDDITNQYGLGLINHLGPHLIALGHFMVLKLALKNYKNYFEAKNTKFFSWQKILQFSLTDRFKVLDMMCDHDSVYYSEKKRRKTYLKVDRSNTSMECNILEYLIHFFNKYQLEIIKTTQDTDFDLHGMMEHKYIKDYFFSFMCKDPKECIIYHTNQFKKEANEENTFPEEPNREISAYNLYLNYYYFMKRYSSYGTKKALYVHLLNLTGLLNYDTRAYVTSLYLPGYYNVVEMSFTEDVEFTT